AGCCATTGGCAAAGCCCTATGAATCATACCTGAGTCAAAGTGTTCCGTATAACTACGGAGGGGTTCTAATTGAACTTTTAATTTATCATTATTTTCCTTGATCGACCATTTCACAAACCAACTCCTTCTTCATTATCTCAATCAAAGCATCTCTGTCCTTAATCCATTGAGCCCTCTCATCCTTGTAATAGGTACGATTACTGAGGAAAATCCCCGCACGTTGACGAGGGATATTGATAAGCACAAAGGTACCTGTATAACCAGTATGAATAATCCAATCGCCTTGAAGGTCCCACGCGACACTACGCTCCTTCTTGGATTGACTGATATTTTGCGTCAGATTTTTAGCAAAATCATCCTTCAAATAATGGTTAACAAAGATTTCCAAGTCCTTTAGGGTTGAAAAGAGACCTGCTGAACCTGTGTGCTCTTTGAGCACTCGAGCCTTGGGATCGTGAACAGTTCCTCCCGGAATTCCCTCTACAGTTGGAACAGCAAGGTCAACTGGACCAAACTGTGTGTCAATCATACCAAAAGGTTGGAAAATTTCGCTGTCAAAAAGCCTGTCCAGTCTTTGTCCAAATAATTTCTCAAGCATCAAGCCCAGGAGAATAAAGTTAATATC
This region of Streptococcus thermophilus genomic DNA includes:
- a CDS encoding serine hydrolase domain-containing protein, which encodes MTNFKQTLLTITDYIKADIFPGASLALYDGKNWQEYYCGTQDGKNPVIPDLTYDLASVSKVVGVGTLCIFYLQSGKLDLDEKFSTYYPEVADKTLTLRQLLSHSSGIDPFIPNRDELDQKGLIAAINAIKVKSDKPFLYTDINFILLGLMLEKLFGQRLDRLFDSEIFQPFGMIDTQFGPVDLAVPTVEGIPGGTVHDPKARVLKEHTGSAGLFSTLKDLEIFVNHYLKDDFAKNLTQNISQSKKERSVAWDLQGDWIIHTGYTGTFVLINIPRQRAGIFLSNRTYYKDERAQWIKDRDALIEIMKKELVCEMVDQGK